The Ignavibacteriota bacterium genome contains the following window.
TTGATGATTTTGAAACTTCAATCAAAACAGTTTCCGACAAGAAGATCATACGTGATGATGCCGCTGAAACAAAGGTTTTGAAGGGTAATGAATTGTATTCTTTAGTAGTTAAATATTGTGATTACGGTAAATTGATATGGAATAATGTCAGTCCGGCAAAATATAACGATTACGTCATTTATGAATCTTCTTCTCCGGGCTCTCTGACCGCTCCGACAGGGCTGGGATTTTTCTTCCCTAACACGAATTTCTTCTGGGATGCGGTGAATAATGCGACTTCTTACAATCTGGAGGCATCTACCGACGGGACTGATTTCTTCGAGATTTATTCAGGCGCCGAGCCGGAATTCAGCTATACTCCGATTCAGGAAGGATGGATGTGGTATCGGGTTCGTGCCAGAAATGCAGGCGGTTTTGGTCCCTTCTCGGAAGTATTTCAGCTTGGATATTATCCGGGCTCGCAACTTCCGACACCTGTAAACCTTGCCCTACAGGTCGAAACCGGCACTACAAACTCTCTGAAACTCACTTGGGATGTGGTTCCGAGTGCGACGAAATATTCTGTCAATAAATCAGTTGTGCCGATTGGTGCGGCAGCCGGTCCGTTCAACCTTGCGAAAAATGTTTATTCAAATGAATATTTTGAGGAGGTTGATTCTGGTCACAGATATTATTACAATCTCACCGCCTCAAACGGTAACCAGTGGAGCAGCGTCAGCGCAAACGTGTTTATTGATATGCCGTAATAAATTGAGAATTGAAAATTGACAATTGACAATTTTAAGAAATAAAAAAACTTCCGAAGTTTTTGAAACTTCGGAAGTTTGGGATAGGGTTTGCGGTTCGGGGTCCGGGAATTGTGAGAAAGACCTTCCGGCTCCGAAGACTGCCTCTCATAAAAAAAGTGCCTCACTTTCGGGTGGGGCATTTTTTTTGAAAAACCATCTAAAACAAAATCAAATTCATTTTCTTTTTAAGATAATATCGGAGGAGGAAGAGCTGGAAAATCACAAAATACTTATTCCTAACTTCTTCTTTATAAAAATAAATTGAATTATTGGCATTGAACCATAGAATATTGATGTTGCTATTGCCGCACCTAATAATCCAAAAGCTGGTATCAAAATGAAATTACTTGATACTGTTAATACCAAAGTTATTATTGTTCCAATTAAATGTGTTCCGGGGAAACCAGCCATATAAAGAAAAGCACCGCAGAAATAATATATCGATGCAATAGTAACACCTAATAGTATTACATAAAAAGGTAATAATGAGTCAATAAATTGAGGTGGCATAAACAAATATATATATAAAGGAAATGCAATTGAAAAAACAATAACCATTGGCAAATTGATTTTCATCATCATATTACGAATCTTGAAAATATATGATTTTAACTTTTCTTTTTCACTTTTGCTGATTAACTCACTAATTATCGGATTAAAGTTTGTCATTACAACCATGGGCAATACAAGGAAACCGCGTGCTATTGATGAGGCAAATGAAAATACACCAACTTCTGATGTTGTAAGGAACAAACTTGATATTAGTATGTCTGCTCTGTTATTGCTTTCACCAATAAATGAAACAAGAACTGCCTTGCTTCCAAAATTCAAATGTTTTTTTATCCATTCAGAATTATACTTAATTCTAAAATTGTATTTGACAAGAACAACATAAATCGATATTATAGCAACAATAAACTCAGATATTGGTATTATGAATACCATTTCTTTTAGTTCCAAATTCAAAAATAATGATATTAATAACAGGACTATAATCAATATCCATCTAAGTGATT
Protein-coding sequences here:
- a CDS encoding oligosaccharide flippase family protein, giving the protein MDLDLNNLKVIFKSKFTKDVIWSFYSQIVLSLGYILVNTIIGNLYKAEGLGLFNQAFSIYTLSIMIANFGTWGSTVKFSAEDKDNESRNNEILTGSLILGLSFSIVLCFVILVITNLKSDLIFNKEATVLFRNIIIGIPFFVISQNIYSFLNGIRSMKLNSILKSLRWILIIVLLLISLFLNLELKEMVFIIPISEFIVAIISIYVVLVKYNFRIKYNSEWIKKHLNFGSKAVLVSFIGESNNRADILISSLFLTTSEVGVFSFASSIARGFLVLPMVVMTNFNPIISELISKSEKEKLKSYIFKIRNMMMKINLPMVIVFSIAFPLYIYLFMPPQFIDSLLPFYVILLGVTIASIYYFCGAFLYMAGFPGTHLIGTIITLVLTVSSNFILIPAFGLLGAAIATSIFYGSMPIIQFIFIKKKLGISIL